The following proteins are encoded in a genomic region of Candidatus Woesearchaeota archaeon:
- a CDS encoding radical SAM protein translates to MKREEPQIKVLIRMLTGCNIACRNCYVGQDSSELSQNDLTKIVDELSRFGVENIVFTGGQPTLRREGLINIIRYAAQRRAVEGFPQFLEVTSNSSIGKSVEEAEYWAQHFVQAGLDRVRLSCDEWHREFLPKEYEDRFIEVAGRYGLSVKQLCVVKPESKIEDNIDGTGKKLFALRPGGRGAQEQYSCGWSNIPQCRLYASRHNPTKISIFIHTTKEVYICNVGTPPELSMGTILEDDLGGMLSDPMSGIVAALCGGDLIGLAEYVGADLGQVNTRIKEIGRCGTCVELRKTYHIR, encoded by the coding sequence ATGAAACGCGAAGAACCCCAAATAAAAGTATTAATCAGAATGTTAACTGGGTGTAACATTGCATGTAGGAACTGTTACGTCGGACAGGATTCTTCTGAATTATCACAAAATGACCTTACAAAAATTGTTGATGAATTATCTAGATTTGGAGTGGAAAATATTGTGTTCACCGGTGGCCAGCCAACATTACGAAGAGAAGGCTTAATTAATATAATAAGATATGCAGCACAAAGAAGAGCAGTAGAAGGATTCCCTCAATTTTTAGAAGTTACGAGTAACTCTTCTATTGGCAAATCAGTAGAAGAGGCAGAATATTGGGCACAACATTTTGTTCAGGCTGGCCTAGACCGAGTTAGGTTGAGTTGTGATGAGTGGCATAGGGAGTTTCTACCAAAAGAGTATGAAGACCGTTTCATTGAAGTAGCTGGTCGATATGGACTATCGGTTAAACAATTATGTGTAGTAAAACCAGAAAGTAAGATAGAAGATAATATAGATGGCACTGGGAAAAAATTATTTGCACTAAGGCCAGGTGGTAGAGGAGCGCAGGAACAATATTCTTGTGGTTGGAGTAACATACCTCAATGTAGATTGTATGCAAGCAGGCATAATCCTACTAAAATCTCAATTTTTATACATACAACAAAAGAAGTGTATATCTGTAATGTTGGCACACCTCCAGAATTGAGTATGGGTACCATTTTAGAAGATGATCTTGGAGGAATGTTATCGGATCCAATGTCAGGTATAGTAGCTGCTCTTTGTGGGGGAGATTTAATCGGCTTAGCAGAATATGTAGGAGCTGATTTAGGTCAAGTAAATACAAGGATAAAAGAGATTGGACGATGTGGGACTTGTGTAGAGTTAAGAAAAACGTATCATATTAGGTAG
- a CDS encoding RtcB family protein has product MTYKEKLIQKSDFEWELPKEARKDMRVNGLIIANKEIIDTMEDDTIGQLANVCCLPGVLEPVLALPDAHFGYGLPMGAVAAFDAENGVISAGLCGFDINCGINSIRTNLRHQEIKEKLPELVPKLFKAIPCGVGAKGRLRLDAQDLDAVMVQGVDWAIAKGYGCQEDKEHLEELGRMEGADPQKVSDLARQRGRAQLGTLGAGNHFLEIQKVGDIYDKETAKKWGIHDTDQVLIMIHCGSRGFGHQVATDYLKIQEQAVKKYNIILPDRQLACAPANSPEGKDYWKAMICAVNYSFTNRLIMTHWIREVFEDVFKKSWRAMDIHTIYGLCHNVVKLEEHMVHGEKKKVFVHRKGATRAFPDVPVLIAGSMGTSSYLLKGSADSLTKTFGSSAHGAGRAMSRHQAIKTFRGEQIKKELESKGAVVKATGAQSLAEEAPLAYKNIDAVVNSIQGAGISIPVVRVDPIGVVKG; this is encoded by the coding sequence ATGACCTATAAAGAAAAACTTATCCAAAAAAGTGATTTTGAATGGGAGCTTCCCAAGGAAGCAAGAAAAGATATGCGCGTTAATGGACTGATCATTGCGAATAAGGAGATTATTGACACCATGGAAGATGATACCATTGGCCAGCTTGCAAATGTCTGCTGTTTACCCGGCGTTCTTGAGCCTGTGCTGGCGCTTCCTGATGCTCATTTTGGGTATGGCTTACCGATGGGAGCTGTAGCAGCATTTGATGCAGAAAACGGCGTTATTTCTGCAGGATTATGTGGGTTTGATATTAACTGTGGAATAAATTCTATCCGAACAAATTTACGCCATCAGGAAATCAAAGAAAAACTCCCTGAGCTAGTGCCAAAACTGTTCAAGGCCATTCCGTGCGGCGTTGGTGCAAAAGGACGTTTACGTCTTGACGCTCAAGATCTGGATGCAGTCATGGTACAGGGAGTAGATTGGGCAATTGCCAAGGGATACGGATGTCAGGAAGACAAAGAACATTTGGAAGAGTTAGGAAGGATGGAGGGTGCTGATCCTCAAAAAGTATCAGACCTTGCACGTCAGCGAGGGAGAGCACAACTCGGTACACTCGGAGCGGGAAATCATTTTTTAGAGATTCAAAAGGTTGGCGATATCTACGATAAAGAAACAGCAAAAAAATGGGGTATCCATGATACAGACCAAGTGCTTATCATGATTCACTGTGGAAGCAGGGGCTTTGGTCATCAGGTTGCTACTGATTATTTAAAAATTCAAGAACAAGCAGTCAAGAAGTATAATATTATCCTGCCTGACAGGCAATTAGCATGTGCACCAGCAAACTCTCCTGAAGGAAAGGATTACTGGAAAGCGATGATTTGTGCGGTTAACTACTCATTTACCAACCGTCTGATCATGACGCACTGGATACGAGAAGTCTTCGAGGATGTCTTCAAAAAATCGTGGCGAGCAATGGACATCCATACTATCTATGGGCTATGCCACAATGTGGTAAAGCTCGAAGAACATATGGTTCATGGAGAAAAAAAGAAGGTCTTTGTCCATAGAAAAGGAGCAACCAGGGCATTCCCTGACGTCCCGGTGTTAATTGCTGGTTCTATGGGAACCTCTTCTTACCTTTTAAAAGGGTCAGCAGATTCACTTACAAAGACCTTTGGATCGAGTGCTCATGGCGCTGGAAGAGCAATGTCCAGACATCAAGCCATTAAGACCTTTCGTGGAGAACAAATCAAAAAAGAACTCGAAAGTAAGGGTGCGGTGGTAAAGGCAACAGGTGCACAGAGCTTGGCAGAGGAAGCTCCGTTAGCGTATAAAAACATTGATGCAGTTGTCAACAGTATCCAAGGAGCGGGTATTAGCATTCCTGTAGTACGCGTCGATCCTATTGGCGTCGTGAAGGGATAA
- a CDS encoding metallophosphoesterase, producing MSINQKACKLIDLSVYLPHPKALIISDLHIGFEEAMNKQGVFIPRFQLEETMKRLESILQQVRPKTIIINGDLKDEFGVISKQEWRDTFKLLEFLEKRCKQVILVKGNHDMILGPIAEKKGMSIVDYLLLDGYIICHGHQLIEELIKKNNQSNQSQDEARVKKAHTIIIGHEHPCISLKEGNRVERYKCFLVGRYKNKNLIVLPSFNLVTEGSDIFQEQRLSPYCQKNLRSFEVYVVDPEGHSVLDFGILKDLIKH from the coding sequence ATGAGCATTAATCAAAAAGCATGCAAACTTATTGACCTCAGTGTTTATCTCCCTCATCCAAAGGCGCTTATTATAAGCGACCTCCATATTGGGTTTGAAGAAGCCATGAATAAACAAGGGGTGTTTATTCCTCGATTTCAACTTGAGGAGACAATGAAAAGGCTTGAGAGCATCTTGCAACAGGTTCGACCGAAAACCATCATTATCAATGGAGATCTAAAGGATGAGTTTGGTGTTATTTCTAAACAAGAATGGCGTGACACCTTCAAACTCCTTGAATTCTTAGAAAAAAGATGCAAACAAGTGATTCTTGTCAAGGGAAACCATGATATGATCCTCGGCCCTATTGCAGAAAAAAAAGGGATGAGTATTGTTGATTACCTTCTTCTCGACGGGTATATCATCTGCCATGGTCATCAGCTGATCGAAGAGCTTATTAAAAAAAACAACCAATCTAACCAATCTCAGGACGAGGCACGGGTAAAAAAAGCACATACTATCATCATTGGCCATGAACATCCCTGCATCAGTTTAAAAGAAGGTAATCGTGTTGAACGGTACAAGTGTTTTCTCGTCGGAAGATACAAGAACAAAAATCTCATTGTCTTGCCATCATTTAACTTAGTTACTGAAGGATCGGATATTTTTCAAGAACAACGATTAAGTCCGTATTGCCAAAAGAACCTGAGATCTTTTGAGGTGTATGTGGTTGACCCTGAAGGTCATAGTGTACTGGACTTTGGTATACTAAAAGATCTGATAAAGCATTAG